A genomic region of Platichthys flesus chromosome 4, fPlaFle2.1, whole genome shotgun sequence contains the following coding sequences:
- the si:ch1073-145m9.1 gene encoding uncharacterized protein si:ch1073-145m9.1 has translation METRLHVLLYWPNVIGYIRIGLVFAAWAANETPAAFVPLYSVFIALDEVDGWLARRLGQSSRFGAWLDVVVDNLGRGMLWGLLFEWGWLVSALEWCVFVCNHNQRGDNWKNSFTHSPRFIQVIMANGFRTPLGTWVVSGLHCLPLWLYGYQWGFLSHWLYLPLWIQALGAVLLAAGRLLALSAEIWCIWTHIEYLTNDEPEEKNN, from the exons ATGGAGACGCGACTCCACGTTCTGCTGTACTGGCCCAATGTTATTG GATACATCCGGATTGGCCTTGTGTTTGCTGCTTGGGCTGCCAATGAAACACCAGCAGCCTTCGTACCTCTTTACTCAGTCTTCATAGCACTTGATG AAGTGGATGGGTGGCTGGCGAGGAGGCTGGGCCAGAGCTCCAGGTTTGGGGCCTGGCTGGACGTAGTGGTGGACAATCTGGGGAGAGGCATGCTGTGGGGCCTGCTGTTTGAG TGGGGTTGGCTGGTGTCTGCACTggagtggtgtgtgtttgtctgtaacCACAATCAAAGAGGTGACAACTGGAAGAACAGCTTCACCCACAGCCCTCGGTTCATACAGGTCATCATGGCAAATG GGTTCCGTACACCACTTGGCACGTGGGTGGTGAGTGGGCTGCACTGCCTCCCTCTGTGGCTGTATGGTTATCAGTGGGGTTTCCTGTCTCACTGGTTATATCTACCTCTCTGGATCCAGGCCCTGGGGGCCGTGCTGTTGGCTGCAGGCCGCCTTCTGGCTCTGTCTGCGGAG ATCTGGTGTATATGGACACACATTGAATATCTCACCAATGATGAgccagaggagaaaaataacTGA